In Saprospiraceae bacterium, a genomic segment contains:
- a CDS encoding gliding motility-associated C-terminal domain-containing protein: MLKRLLSLICIIAAFESSVLAQCTPPMAENCDEANVLCSLDEVNGYACNNPSSSPSPCSPLCSQGGVGHNTSWWGFVTQGGNVTITLTIGGCTTSQGLQYGIWGDCNCSQEIACRSIPCVPPGSVEIINANLEPCKTYYLFVDGCSGDICDFTLSTNGGGPPTLSPLGFINNKANMIIEPICVGACNVRFFVNPQPGGCAPTYVWTLDGDEVGGNDNEITLDFPDEGDFVICVTAYIGNPQSGSICSQEGPKCATVKVRPIADKNGIPRVVCYEQANPGGFKWHSQRIFTSGEYRQQFTDANCCKFDSVVNFTVLDEPMPAEVYYITCDNEPYIDLLGKAWQPCTNQFLVPLPKTTEPYKCDSTILLTAISVDFRPNFRVTCFGGMVEISPNIIMVKPCNVGETYQFDYRWYKCNDPAKATISTDERLLVNSVSEDYCLEVNVRVELQTEFAVCAKTFQENFNEGDLAPKCFPLAGDLILCTGFNGSYFIDTFINQNVLFYTWSVDGGSIVSKIDSQAVEIKWNLNAGDTGEVCVFYDTDCGRSCEKCIKVAIVGTPRPEAGPNDSICDLANQFQGRRDVGGGSWTVLSGPGNSNISDTTDPASPVSVDQFGQYKYVYSETRLGCTGTDTVELFFNSTPDSTGVVYICNVQQTQYRLRFKINGGTAPYTVIQGNGVVDANGFYTSNFHDNLTSYTILIRDVMGCILTFNFNHECKCTNAVGLLEKTPESLCEDETFNFFYDPSTEIQDPNDTVMFVITDDPDPNNVAGGTFIKKLASNNVVFDPGTMSFNTTYYVFVILGKKDGLGGIDYGAGCVQPDGPKPFIFFQNPTPTAGADNAVCNTVYDLQGTQSITGTNLKWRLVSGPSGVVILDDAAATTSVNTQGNFGTYVFELTEDNNTCLGADRVSVTFNESPLITVDEKICIDYNDPNYPYAAKVKINSGLPPFVILSGGGSINGNIYMTDTLASLVQFSVQIQDANGCISNLIIDNYNCNCGNINAGLLDSIPTELCVDQCIGIRELVPATLDPEDNAMYILHQSSYNDPIIPRIDTFFSVNDQICFNPASMITGKTYFLTRVVGNDTMPIDLIIDSGDPCLRVSNNQPIVWYDYPNPDAGPHDSICFYDYQLNGITNSGAPSWRVLGGPGVSIISNPTNDQTTVSVSGKGTYRYELTEDFKGCITKDTVDITHWDSPNFVDVPPPYECDNTAEKYRVRIDGQNGERTSWVIDGVSFPGGNLPGSFIAADTWQTDWIDNNSTYTLIINDRNNCMPDTTINVYECPCVSGLGNLNQTPIILCADGTAQANYNAAAGNPDGNDVIRFALYDGNQNDPRNGNILNFNDNGRFTFDPATMQLGKTYYIAVFMGNLDPATGNVVLTDRCLKADAVPVTWYAYPVASIAGPTILTCAVTSITLTGAASTSGSGANLNYSWSTTNGQFVNPGQVNGGTVDINKEGTYTLLVTDPITNCTHQITYNVSLDVVKPTVSIGTPLVLTCDRLTVSLDGNASSKGPNYIVNWSGPGNIQNGSSYDPIVDATGTYTMLVTNTTNGCQELATINVAEDKRKPTPAISQIGQLTCTVKQIQLDASASIGQAGPISAFTWQTANGSIISGLGTPRVTVDKPGTYSVLVKDQNNGCTEFTDITVSEIGNPLAGFDLNSNNPLCHGERNGAIDITGIVATGPANGLTYSFNNGPFSTNRSYPNLGEGSYKLVVRDVNGCEHDTTLTLIEPGQLGIGVDRLIVVDQDEIVYLDTMLNYISGGTAAYKDTNWLNLNQNVSWDSKLRYAADTTRDFLVTVVDAAGCEIQARITVVVRIIKDIWWPNVFSPNGDGINELWNLKGKRVTKIKTLNIYDRWGELVYGAQDLQDGNIDNKTGWDGNLKGKKALPGVYVFYAEIQFYGSTGFDKYKGEFTLLR; the protein is encoded by the coding sequence ATGTTAAAAAGATTACTTTCTTTAATATGTATAATCGCAGCATTTGAGAGCTCAGTGCTTGCGCAGTGCACGCCTCCCATGGCTGAAAATTGCGATGAGGCAAACGTACTTTGTTCATTGGACGAAGTGAATGGTTATGCCTGTAACAATCCAAGTTCTTCACCCAGCCCTTGTTCACCATTGTGTTCACAAGGTGGCGTTGGACACAATACCAGTTGGTGGGGATTTGTTACCCAAGGTGGTAACGTAACGATTACGTTGACCATTGGCGGTTGTACAACTTCCCAGGGTTTGCAGTATGGTATTTGGGGTGATTGCAATTGTTCACAGGAGATTGCTTGTCGTTCCATCCCTTGCGTTCCTCCGGGAAGTGTTGAAATTATTAATGCAAATCTTGAACCTTGTAAGACTTACTATCTTTTCGTAGATGGTTGTTCAGGAGATATATGCGATTTTACCTTAAGTACCAACGGTGGTGGTCCACCTACTTTAAGTCCGCTTGGATTTATCAATAACAAAGCAAATATGATTATTGAGCCGATTTGCGTTGGGGCTTGCAATGTTAGATTTTTCGTAAATCCACAGCCGGGTGGTTGTGCACCAACATATGTTTGGACCTTAGATGGTGATGAAGTTGGTGGAAATGATAATGAAATCACGCTTGATTTTCCAGATGAAGGTGACTTTGTGATTTGTGTCACTGCTTATATCGGAAATCCTCAGAGCGGATCTATTTGTTCACAGGAAGGACCAAAATGTGCAACTGTTAAAGTAAGACCAATTGCCGATAAAAATGGAATTCCCAGAGTTGTTTGTTATGAACAAGCTAATCCGGGTGGATTCAAATGGCACTCTCAAAGGATTTTTACTAGTGGTGAATATCGTCAGCAATTTACAGATGCTAATTGCTGCAAATTTGATTCCGTTGTGAACTTTACAGTCCTTGACGAACCAATGCCGGCTGAAGTTTATTATATTACTTGTGACAATGAGCCTTATATTGATCTTTTAGGTAAAGCATGGCAACCTTGTACTAATCAATTTTTAGTTCCATTGCCTAAGACCACGGAGCCATATAAGTGCGATAGTACTATTTTACTTACAGCCATTAGTGTTGATTTTAGGCCGAATTTTAGAGTTACATGTTTTGGGGGTATGGTTGAAATTTCACCGAATATTATCATGGTGAAGCCTTGTAATGTTGGAGAGACTTATCAATTTGATTACAGGTGGTACAAATGTAATGATCCGGCTAAAGCTACGATTTCAACAGATGAAAGACTATTGGTAAATTCTGTATCAGAAGATTATTGCTTAGAAGTTAATGTGCGTGTCGAGTTGCAAACTGAATTTGCAGTTTGCGCTAAGACCTTCCAGGAAAATTTCAACGAAGGCGACCTCGCTCCAAAATGTTTTCCTTTAGCAGGGGATTTGATTCTCTGTACCGGATTCAATGGTAGCTATTTTATAGATACATTTATAAATCAAAATGTACTGTTTTATACTTGGTCAGTTGACGGAGGTTCAATTGTTTCTAAAATTGATTCCCAGGCGGTAGAAATAAAATGGAATTTGAATGCCGGAGATACCGGAGAAGTTTGTGTGTTTTATGATACCGACTGCGGTAGATCTTGTGAAAAATGTATCAAAGTAGCAATAGTAGGTACACCAAGACCGGAAGCCGGACCAAATGATAGCATTTGCGATCTCGCTAATCAATTTCAAGGTAGAAGAGACGTGGGTGGTGGTTCTTGGACTGTTTTATCCGGACCCGGTAACTCCAATATTTCAGATACTACCGATCCTGCATCGCCAGTTTCAGTAGATCAGTTTGGTCAATACAAATACGTTTACAGTGAAACCCGTTTGGGATGTACTGGAACGGATACCGTTGAGTTGTTTTTTAATTCGACTCCGGATTCGACTGGTGTAGTATATATCTGTAATGTTCAACAAACACAATACCGTTTGAGATTTAAAATAAATGGAGGTACTGCACCTTATACTGTTATTCAAGGCAATGGTGTCGTCGATGCAAACGGATTTTATACTTCTAACTTCCATGATAATCTTACAAGTTACACGATACTCATCAGAGATGTAATGGGTTGTATTCTGACCTTTAATTTCAATCATGAATGTAAGTGTACCAATGCTGTAGGCCTTTTAGAAAAAACTCCTGAATCACTGTGCGAAGACGAAACCTTTAATTTCTTCTATGATCCTTCTACAGAAATTCAGGATCCAAACGATACTGTGATGTTTGTGATCACCGATGATCCTGATCCAAACAATGTAGCTGGTGGAACATTTATTAAGAAACTGGCTTCAAACAATGTTGTTTTTGATCCTGGTACCATGAGTTTTAATACTACTTATTATGTATTCGTGATCCTCGGTAAAAAAGATGGACTTGGGGGTATAGATTATGGAGCTGGTTGTGTTCAACCTGATGGTCCGAAACCTTTTATTTTCTTCCAAAATCCTACGCCTACTGCGGGTGCTGATAATGCTGTATGTAATACAGTTTATGATCTACAGGGTACTCAAAGTATAACAGGAACAAATTTGAAATGGAGACTTGTTTCCGGTCCTTCGGGCGTGGTCATCTTAGATGATGCTGCAGCTACTACATCTGTAAACACTCAAGGCAATTTTGGTACCTATGTATTCGAATTGACTGAAGACAATAACACTTGTTTAGGTGCGGACAGAGTGAGCGTAACATTTAATGAATCACCATTGATTACCGTAGATGAAAAGATTTGTATCGACTATAATGATCCAAATTATCCATACGCAGCTAAAGTAAAAATCAATAGCGGGTTACCACCTTTTGTAATCTTATCCGGTGGGGGTAGCATCAATGGAAATATTTACATGACTGATACCCTGGCCAGTTTGGTACAGTTCTCAGTTCAAATACAGGATGCCAATGGTTGTATCTCAAATTTAATTATTGATAATTACAACTGTAATTGTGGAAATATCAATGCAGGTCTGTTAGATAGTATTCCTACTGAACTTTGCGTTGATCAGTGTATTGGTATTCGCGAATTGGTTCCCGCTACTTTGGATCCAGAAGATAATGCCATGTATATTTTACACCAATCATCTTATAATGATCCTATCATTCCTAGAATTGATACTTTCTTTTCAGTAAATGATCAGATTTGTTTCAATCCTGCTTCAATGATAACCGGCAAGACTTATTTCTTAACTCGTGTAGTTGGAAATGATACCATGCCTATTGACCTTATTATCGATTCAGGGGATCCTTGTTTAAGAGTATCTAATAATCAACCTATAGTTTGGTATGATTATCCAAATCCTGACGCAGGTCCGCACGACAGCATTTGCTTTTATGATTATCAATTAAATGGTATTACAAATTCAGGTGCTCCATCTTGGAGAGTACTTGGAGGTCCTGGAGTGAGTATTATCTCTAATCCTACAAATGACCAGACAACTGTTTCAGTATCTGGAAAAGGGACCTACAGATATGAATTAACGGAAGATTTCAAAGGTTGTATCACTAAAGATACTGTTGATATAACTCATTGGGATTCGCCAAATTTTGTGGATGTTCCTCCGCCATATGAGTGCGACAATACAGCTGAAAAGTATCGCGTGCGCATTGATGGTCAAAATGGAGAACGTACTTCATGGGTGATTGACGGAGTTTCATTTCCAGGTGGAAATTTACCTGGAAGCTTTATAGCTGCTGATACATGGCAAACAGATTGGATTGATAACAATTCTACATATACACTGATCATTAATGATCGAAACAATTGTATGCCAGACACAACCATAAATGTGTATGAATGTCCTTGTGTAAGTGGATTGGGTAATCTGAATCAAACGCCGATCATTTTATGTGCTGATGGTACTGCTCAGGCAAATTACAATGCTGCTGCCGGTAATCCTGATGGAAATGATGTGATTCGTTTTGCGCTCTATGATGGAAACCAAAATGACCCTCGCAACGGAAATATTTTAAATTTCAACGATAACGGCCGATTTACTTTTGACCCTGCTACTATGCAATTAGGAAAAACCTATTACATAGCAGTTTTCATGGGTAATTTGGATCCTGCAACGGGTAATGTTGTTCTTACAGACAGATGCTTGAAAGCAGATGCGGTGCCTGTAACTTGGTATGCATATCCGGTAGCTTCTATTGCCGGTCCTACCATTTTAACCTGTGCTGTTACAAGTATTACGTTGACAGGAGCAGCTTCTACGAGTGGCTCTGGTGCAAATTTGAATTACAGCTGGAGTACGACTAACGGACAGTTTGTAAATCCGGGACAAGTGAATGGAGGAACTGTTGATATTAATAAAGAGGGAACTTATACTTTATTAGTAACAGATCCAATAACCAATTGCACGCACCAAATTACTTATAATGTAAGCTTAGATGTTGTTAAACCAACGGTAAGTATAGGAACTCCTTTAGTGCTTACCTGCGATCGATTGACAGTTTCATTGGATGGTAATGCATCTTCAAAAGGTCCTAACTACATCGTAAACTGGTCTGGACCCGGAAATATTCAGAATGGCAGCAGTTACGACCCAATCGTAGATGCAACTGGAACCTACACCATGTTAGTTACCAATACTACCAACGGATGTCAGGAACTTGCTACTATAAATGTTGCAGAAGATAAACGCAAACCAACTCCTGCTATTTCTCAGATAGGACAATTGACATGTACAGTTAAGCAAATACAATTGGATGCAAGTGCTTCAATCGGACAGGCAGGACCTATATCCGCATTTACCTGGCAGACCGCAAATGGTAGTATTATCAGTGGCTTGGGAACTCCTCGGGTAACCGTTGATAAACCAGGTACCTATTCTGTTTTGGTAAAAGATCAAAATAATGGTTGTACCGAATTTACAGATATCACGGTATCAGAAATTGGAAACCCACTTGCTGGTTTTGATTTGAATTCTAATAATCCATTATGCCATGGTGAGCGCAATGGAGCCATTGATATCACAGGTATTGTTGCTACCGGACCCGCAAATGGTCTGACCTATTCATTCAACAATGGACCTTTCTCAACAAACAGATCTTACCCAAATCTTGGAGAGGGTAGTTATAAACTGGTTGTTAGAGATGTTAACGGTTGTGAGCATGATACCACATTGACTTTGATCGAACCCGGACAATTGGGAATTGGAGTTGATAGGCTTATCGTTGTAGATCAGGATGAAATCGTTTATCTGGATACGATGTTGAATTACATTTCCGGAGGAACTGCAGCCTATAAAGACACAAATTGGTTAAATTTGAATCAAAATGTTTCTTGGGATTCGAAATTGCGCTATGCTGCTGATACGACTCGTGACTTCCTTGTTACTGTTGTAGATGCTGCTGGTTGCGAGATCCAGGCAAGAATTACGGTTGTAGTGCGCATCATAAAAGACATTTGGTGGCCTAATGTATTTTCACCGAACGGTGACGGAATCAACGAATTGTGGAACTTGAAAGGAAAACGAGTTACTAAGATCAAAACCTTAAATATTTACGATCGTTGGGGTGAATTAGTTTATGGCGCACAAGATCTTCAAGATGGAAATATAGATAACAAAACCGGTTGGGATGGCAATCTTAAAGGAAAGAAAGCTTTACCAGGTGTTTATGTTTTCTATGCAGAAATCCAATTCTATGGTTCAACTGGATTTGATAAATACAAAGGTGAGTTTACACTTTTGAGATAA
- a CDS encoding gliding motility-associated C-terminal domain-containing protein: MCNGSWLEFAGQNPISFFTPDLNVYGYKYLLTRQDTIVAVMDIPDLSGSMPGSYQLCGISYLITDSAKLPIPGTLYSIYREDLITNKLGICAELSKNCMGIDIFPNYTDPIYKVLLCRGDSVLLNGIKFESTGVYPVLYQSVHHCDSLITLDLEMVDLKIIARPTDNIDCASPIVSLNLSSSVVTSNTRINWSTPNGQIIDSTDLLNIKVNQEGIYKVILSDGNCIDSAEFVVVKNGKIPELEVLTDTITCKNTSVQLLARTDATTPVFKWSNGISDLGNDSTILVSNAGQYYVTVTDINGCSNYTVVNVYTDTVKAILELSANHITCKDSFSILHFRSNLRGTVKFWSHDNTPIGVNDSIKVQQAGWYLLNFESNNGCVSIDSFEVVSDIAVPDYYVEVDTLNCWNNKMFSLKDRSNSILDSIIYKGPGNFESRALNPVISSPGRYMVSLLDTAGCRLDTFFEVNADTIPPFFTLFADTLDCMHDSIQLGVSILNDSTGFSYTWTGPIGFSRFEKQPYAKELGVYILNIQALNGCITTDSIQIVQDSSKPEIITGVSGALNCEQKVVQLFGSSTSIVSYKWLGPGNYESILQNPVVGTEGLYKLIVTAANGCTSEQSISVVKDTILPINGIYFDTINCLKDSFLLEFINNSGVDSISWTGPTGFFKNSQQVYIQNGGNYNLFVRGLNHCIDSAKIDVPYDTMRPNFILSADTLTCSKRQGSLRVFAADSTSFYHCLFPNGDTVNGTNFNVVQSGFYFITATGRNGCKQTDSIFVPEFINAPIVQSLTDSITCADTLAQIGIQSIEPDLKYSWRGPGSFISTDSAVIVSIPGWYIYTVTNNNGCQTLDSIFVNEINNDYQIQYSNAVFNCLNFMNARLTARKIDSLVNFAWTLPNGNSIQDSVVFAIAAGNYIFIGTDAYGCRVRDTIQVILDTLKPLISRLHLDTLNCLRNISFPVLSSNAQNPNVRWIGPKSDTSFMLSPGFSESGLYQLRIIDSNFCFLDTSVFLAIDTLRPSIKAVGDTITCEFSRAQLDILTTDTLSSIVWTGPGNSTFIEKSPQVIDTGWYFVQVFGMNGCTATDSSYVGLDNFPPDLTVVDGFIPCDQDSIQIIANSRDSTVLFNWFGPNLFYSNLKAPTVKDTGYYEIIVIAKNKCATKDTIHVAYKRDLPELQVNSENLTCKQVSAGLNVIGDTTGVQFLWTGPGLTDSINLNLRVNIPGNYLLRMRNQYGCTKDTLVTVLIDTTRPYAGITILDSILCEKTDAKLVANNTLPGEQIQWMSSTGVISGPNNEDTLVVGSAGDYSLILTNPINGCTDSSGVVIAKIIPDLGPLHLRIRHPSCFGYSDGELHFNPLSGTLDPYVYQLNNSAFTSDTAYMNLQAGNYSLSVRSRYACRFDTSFQLVEPSPILLNAGNDTTVRIGASFNLVPSTNANINNLSKIDWIPSIYLNCDTCLRVTVAPQNSILYKLEIADENGCMAVDEIQINVIIDPNLFLPNVFSPNGDQINDFLVMQAGSELERVKYLRIFDRWGNMVFEKLDFLPDRQTLLWDGTFNGEKLNPGVFIYTLEAVLVNGNSFKKHGDISLLR, encoded by the coding sequence TTGTGCAACGGATCCTGGCTTGAATTTGCCGGACAGAATCCAATTTCCTTTTTTACACCCGACTTAAATGTATATGGGTATAAGTATTTATTGACCAGGCAGGATACCATTGTTGCTGTGATGGATATACCGGATCTCAGTGGCAGTATGCCCGGGAGTTATCAATTATGCGGGATTTCTTATTTGATAACAGATAGTGCGAAATTGCCAATTCCCGGCACTTTGTATTCAATTTATCGAGAGGATCTGATTACCAATAAATTGGGGATTTGCGCTGAATTGTCTAAAAATTGTATGGGCATTGATATTTTTCCTAATTATACAGATCCAATTTATAAAGTATTATTATGTAGAGGTGATAGTGTCCTATTAAATGGAATTAAATTTGAAAGCACAGGCGTGTATCCCGTTTTATATCAATCAGTACATCATTGTGACTCACTTATTACATTGGATCTTGAAATGGTGGATCTTAAAATTATTGCGCGGCCAACTGACAACATTGATTGTGCAAGTCCAATAGTGAGTTTAAATTTGAGTTCTTCTGTGGTCACCAGTAATACCCGAATTAATTGGAGCACTCCTAATGGACAAATTATAGATTCTACTGACTTATTAAATATCAAAGTTAATCAAGAGGGCATTTATAAAGTCATATTGAGTGATGGAAATTGTATTGATTCTGCTGAATTCGTTGTCGTCAAAAATGGCAAAATCCCGGAATTGGAGGTACTAACCGATACCATTACTTGTAAAAATACAAGCGTTCAGCTTTTAGCAAGAACTGATGCAACAACACCTGTATTTAAGTGGTCAAATGGAATTTCAGATCTCGGTAATGATTCTACAATTTTAGTATCCAATGCAGGGCAGTATTATGTCACTGTCACCGATATAAATGGCTGTTCCAATTATACAGTGGTAAATGTGTATACTGATACAGTTAAGGCTATTCTTGAGCTTTCCGCAAATCATATTACTTGCAAAGACAGCTTTTCAATTTTGCACTTTAGGAGCAATTTACGTGGGACTGTGAAGTTTTGGTCGCATGACAACACTCCGATTGGTGTAAATGATTCAATTAAGGTGCAACAAGCCGGTTGGTACCTATTAAATTTCGAATCAAATAATGGCTGTGTAAGTATTGACAGTTTCGAAGTTGTTTCTGATATCGCGGTCCCTGATTATTATGTTGAGGTCGATACATTGAATTGTTGGAATAACAAAATGTTTTCCTTAAAGGATCGAAGCAATTCAATTTTAGATTCAATTATTTATAAGGGTCCCGGAAATTTTGAAAGCCGGGCATTAAATCCAGTCATTAGTTCACCGGGTAGGTATATGGTAAGTTTATTAGACACGGCAGGATGTAGGTTGGATACATTTTTCGAAGTAAATGCAGACACCATTCCACCTTTTTTTACCTTGTTTGCGGATACGCTCGATTGTATGCACGATAGCATTCAACTGGGCGTAAGTATTTTGAATGATAGTACCGGATTTTCCTACACCTGGACTGGTCCAATTGGATTTTCAAGATTTGAAAAACAACCCTATGCAAAAGAGCTAGGCGTTTATATTTTAAATATACAAGCGTTGAATGGATGCATAACTACAGACAGTATACAAATAGTCCAAGATTCCTCCAAGCCGGAGATCATTACCGGTGTTTCCGGAGCTTTGAATTGCGAGCAAAAAGTGGTTCAATTATTTGGATCCTCTACAAGCATAGTAAGCTACAAATGGTTGGGTCCTGGCAACTATGAATCAATCTTGCAAAATCCTGTGGTAGGCACAGAAGGATTGTATAAGTTGATCGTAACAGCTGCTAATGGATGTACTTCAGAACAATCCATTAGCGTCGTAAAGGATACCATACTACCGATTAACGGAATTTATTTTGATACCATCAATTGTCTTAAGGATTCTTTTTTATTAGAGTTTATAAATAATTCAGGAGTTGATTCAATATCCTGGACCGGGCCAACTGGATTTTTCAAAAATAGCCAACAGGTATATATCCAAAATGGGGGAAATTATAATTTATTTGTTAGAGGATTGAATCACTGTATTGACTCTGCTAAAATTGATGTGCCATATGATACGATGAGACCAAATTTTATCTTATCAGCTGATACTTTGACCTGTTCTAAAAGGCAAGGAAGCTTGAGGGTTTTTGCAGCAGATAGCACAAGTTTTTATCATTGCTTGTTTCCCAATGGAGATACTGTGAATGGAACAAATTTTAATGTAGTGCAGTCAGGGTTTTATTTCATTACTGCAACCGGAAGAAACGGTTGCAAGCAAACGGATTCTATATTTGTTCCTGAATTTATAAATGCACCGATAGTGCAATCCTTAACGGATTCCATTACTTGTGCTGATACACTTGCCCAAATTGGAATCCAATCAATAGAGCCTGACTTAAAGTATTCCTGGCGGGGGCCGGGTAGTTTTATTTCAACTGATTCAGCAGTAATAGTATCAATTCCGGGTTGGTATATTTATACCGTTACTAATAATAATGGTTGCCAAACACTTGATTCCATATTTGTTAACGAAATAAATAATGACTATCAAATACAATATAGCAATGCTGTTTTTAATTGTTTGAATTTCATGAATGCGCGTTTGACAGCTCGTAAAATTGATAGCCTTGTCAATTTTGCCTGGACATTGCCTAATGGAAACAGTATTCAAGATAGTGTTGTGTTTGCTATTGCAGCTGGCAATTATATTTTTATTGGAACAGATGCTTACGGTTGCAGAGTTAGAGACACTATTCAAGTTATATTGGATACATTAAAACCACTCATAAGTCGATTACATCTCGATACCCTAAATTGTTTGCGGAATATAAGTTTTCCGGTACTTAGTAGTAATGCACAAAATCCAAATGTCAGATGGATTGGCCCCAAATCAGACACCAGTTTTATGCTATCACCTGGATTTTCAGAAAGTGGTTTGTATCAATTGAGAATCATTGATTCCAATTTTTGTTTTTTAGATACGAGTGTATTTTTAGCAATTGATACGTTGCGCCCTTCCATCAAAGCTGTAGGAGATACGATTACTTGCGAATTCAGTCGCGCTCAACTGGATATATTGACAACAGATACATTGAGCAGCATTGTATGGACTGGTCCGGGTAATTCCACTTTTATTGAAAAATCTCCTCAAGTCATTGATACTGGTTGGTATTTTGTTCAGGTATTTGGCATGAATGGATGCACTGCAACAGATTCAAGTTATGTAGGATTAGATAATTTCCCGCCGGATTTAACTGTAGTGGATGGTTTTATTCCTTGTGATCAAGATTCAATTCAAATTATTGCAAATTCAAGAGATTCGACGGTATTGTTCAATTGGTTTGGTCCAAACTTATTCTATAGCAATTTAAAAGCTCCAACAGTAAAAGATACAGGTTATTATGAGATTATCGTAATAGCAAAAAACAAATGCGCAACTAAAGATACGATTCATGTTGCTTATAAAAGGGATTTACCTGAGCTTCAAGTAAACAGTGAAAACCTCACCTGCAAACAGGTAAGTGCAGGATTAAATGTCATTGGAGATACAACGGGAGTACAATTTTTATGGACCGGACCCGGATTGACGGATAGCATAAATTTAAATTTACGGGTTAACATTCCCGGCAATTATTTGCTTCGAATGAGAAATCAATATGGATGTACTAAAGATACATTGGTGACTGTTTTGATAGATACAACTAGGCCTTATGCTGGGATTACCATATTAGACAGTATCCTATGTGAAAAGACAGATGCAAAATTAGTGGCCAATAATACCTTGCCTGGTGAACAGATTCAGTGGATGAGCTCAACTGGTGTTATTTCAGGCCCAAATAATGAAGATACTTTAGTCGTGGGGAGTGCGGGTGATTATTCATTAATCCTTACGAATCCTATCAACGGTTGTACGGATTCCAGTGGAGTTGTTATTGCGAAAATAATTCCCGACTTAGGACCTTTGCATTTGAGAATCAGGCATCCAAGTTGTTTTGGTTATAGTGATGGGGAATTGCATTTTAACCCTTTATCCGGCACTTTGGATCCTTATGTTTATCAATTGAATAATTCAGCTTTTACTTCAGATACCGCTTATATGAATTTACAGGCGGGAAATTATTCACTCAGTGTCCGAAGTCGATATGCTTGCAGATTTGATACGAGTTTCCAACTTGTGGAGCCTTCACCGATTCTATTAAATGCAGGAAATGACACCACAGTGAGAATAGGTGCCAGTTTTAATCTGGTTCCTTCTACAAATGCAAACATCAATAACTTGAGTAAAATTGATTGGATACCTTCAATTTATTTAAATTGTGATACATGTCTTAGAGTTACTGTCGCTCCTCAAAATTCAATTTTATACAAATTGGAAATAGCAGACGAAAATGGCTGCATGGCTGTAGATGAAATTCAAATAAATGTGATTATTGATCCCAATCTATTTTTACCGAATGTATTTTCACCCAATGGCGACCAAATCAACGACTTTTTGGTGATGCAAGCCGGTTCTGAGCTTGAGCGGGTTAAATATCTCCGGATCTTTGACAGGTGGGGGAATATGGTATTTGAAAAGTTAGATTTTTTACCAGACCGCCAAACACTTTTGTGGGACGGGACATTTAATGGAGAAAAGTTGAATCCGGGAGTCTTCATTTATACATTGGAGGCAGTTTTAGTCAACGGTAATAGCTTTAAAAAGCATGGCGACATTTCATTGTTGAGATGA
- a CDS encoding (d)CMP kinase: MIIAIDGHSACGKSTLAKDIARILAYTYIDSGAMYRAATWYFKKEGILPSDIPLILSVLDNLNINLETDHSPKIYVNKQDVTLGIRATEINDWVSEYAAIPVIRRKMVELQRKMALHTNVVMDGRDIGSVVFPNAEYKFFITADIQTRTLRRLNELKKNGILVSFETVKSNLLKRDLIDSTREDSPLVQCKDAIVIDNSLMSPDEQLQLALSYIQAE; the protein is encoded by the coding sequence ATGATTATTGCTATTGACGGACATTCAGCATGTGGCAAAAGCACACTGGCGAAAGATATAGCCCGTATTTTGGCTTACACTTATATTGATTCAGGTGCCATGTATCGTGCGGCAACTTGGTACTTTAAAAAAGAAGGAATTTTACCTTCAGATATACCATTGATACTTTCGGTGCTAGACAACTTAAATATAAATCTGGAAACTGACCATTCTCCTAAAATTTACGTTAATAAGCAAGACGTCACTTTAGGCATAAGGGCCACGGAAATCAACGATTGGGTTAGTGAATATGCTGCTATTCCGGTGATTAGAAGAAAAATGGTAGAACTTCAAAGAAAAATGGCATTACATACCAATGTTGTTATGGATGGAAGAGATATTGGAAGTGTTGTTTTCCCAAATGCAGAATACAAATTTTTTATCACTGCCGATATCCAAACGCGTACGCTTCGCAGATTAAATGAATTGAAAAAAAATGGCATCCTTGTTTCATTCGAAACCGTAAAATCAAATCTGTTAAAAAGAGATCTAATTGATTCTACCAGAGAAGATAGTCCGCTCGTTCAATGCAAAGATGCTATTGTAATTGACAATAGCCTTATGAGCCCTGATGAACAATTACAGCTTGCATTATCTTACATTCAGGCTGAATAA